The Elusimicrobiota bacterium genome includes a region encoding these proteins:
- a CDS encoding PfkB family carbohydrate kinase — protein MPMAKPAPSQPRTDVSGKIKGLTELAAIIQSARRRGRKIVLCHGVFDLVHPGHIVHFKEARKHGDLLVVTVTPDRWVNKGPGHPLFSEQLRLESLAALAMVDYVALNEWPTATKAIKLLRPHFYVKGRDYADPKADLTGKIGEEAAAIKSVGGRLVTTEGFTSSSSHIINRFFSAYPAETQEYLDGMRRLHSADSIIAHLRSLSKLKVLVIGEAILDQYSYCLPLGKSPKENLVSTKYSHEELFAGGAVATANHLAGFCQSVVLLTNLGPDAKEEAFIRGKLRPNVRLEAVRTPERPTVRKQRFVDPEPLRKVFEIQYLDDTPLDTRTEKACQAKLARELPRHDLVVVNDFGHGLMTPRLRETVLSSRKFLALNTQSNSANHGFNAVTKYAHADYVAIDELELRIAARDKYGAIPDLAASVRRQLRAGQFLVSRGALGSFVLSSCGWHESPALALRIVDRMGAGDALFAVTSPCAYRRVPPDLLCFIGNCVGALAVEIVGNRKPVDPVALFKFIKTLLK, from the coding sequence ATGCCCATGGCCAAGCCCGCGCCGTCCCAGCCCAGGACCGACGTCTCCGGCAAGATCAAGGGGCTTACCGAGCTCGCCGCCATCATCCAGTCAGCGCGCCGCCGCGGCCGCAAGATCGTGCTTTGCCACGGGGTCTTCGACTTGGTGCACCCCGGCCACATCGTCCACTTCAAGGAGGCGCGCAAGCACGGCGATTTGCTGGTCGTGACGGTGACCCCGGACCGTTGGGTCAACAAGGGTCCGGGACATCCGCTGTTCTCCGAGCAACTTCGCCTGGAAAGCCTCGCCGCCTTGGCCATGGTCGACTATGTCGCGCTCAACGAATGGCCCACCGCGACCAAGGCCATCAAGCTGCTACGGCCGCATTTCTACGTCAAAGGCCGCGACTACGCAGACCCCAAAGCGGACCTGACCGGAAAGATAGGCGAGGAAGCAGCCGCCATCAAGTCCGTAGGCGGCCGCCTCGTCACTACCGAAGGCTTCACCTCGAGTTCCAGCCACATTATCAACCGTTTCTTCAGCGCCTATCCGGCAGAGACCCAGGAGTACTTGGATGGTATGCGCCGGCTTCACTCAGCCGACAGTATCATCGCTCACCTGCGCTCGCTCTCCAAGCTCAAGGTCCTGGTGATAGGAGAAGCCATCCTCGACCAATACTCCTACTGCCTGCCCCTGGGGAAGTCCCCAAAGGAAAACCTGGTCTCCACCAAATATTCGCACGAGGAGCTCTTCGCGGGCGGCGCCGTGGCCACGGCCAACCATCTGGCCGGCTTCTGCCAGTCGGTCGTCTTGCTCACTAATCTTGGACCGGACGCGAAGGAAGAGGCTTTCATCCGCGGCAAGCTCAGGCCCAACGTGCGCCTGGAGGCCGTCCGGACCCCCGAGCGGCCCACCGTGCGCAAGCAGCGCTTCGTGGATCCTGAACCGCTCCGCAAGGTCTTCGAGATCCAGTATCTCGACGACACGCCCCTGGACACCCGCACCGAAAAGGCCTGCCAAGCCAAGCTCGCCCGGGAGCTTCCTCGTCACGACCTGGTCGTGGTCAACGATTTCGGGCACGGCCTGATGACCCCCCGCCTGCGCGAGACGGTGCTCTCCAGCCGCAAGTTCCTGGCCCTCAACACCCAATCCAATTCCGCCAACCACGGCTTTAACGCGGTCACCAAGTACGCCCACGCCGACTACGTGGCCATCGACGAGCTGGAGCTGCGCATCGCGGCGCGCGACAAGTACGGCGCCATACCGGACCTCGCGGCCTCGGTGCGCCGCCAACTGCGCGCGGGCCAGTTCCTGGTCAGCCGCGGAGCGCTGGGCTCCTTCGTGCTCTCGTCATGCGGGTGGCACGAGTCGCCGGCCCTGGCCCTGCGCATCGTGGACCGGATGGGCGCCGGCGACGCGCTTTTCGCCGTCACCTCACCCTGCGCCTATCGCCGGGTCCCGCCGGACCTGCTCTGCTTCATCGGCAACTGCGTGGGCGCCTTGGCGGTCGAAATCGTGGGCAACCGCAAGCCCGTGGATCCCGTGGCCCTGTTCAAGTTCATCAAGACCCTGCTGAAATGA
- a CDS encoding DegT/DnrJ/EryC1/StrS family aminotransferase codes for MTLKDRRVKINPVTQVRYSYLDRQFADIEPIVDDIRKLVKSGDFTLGAPVAEFEAEFARLIGSQYAVGVGSGTDALTLSLKALGIGPGDEVITAANTFVATAGAIAAAGARIVFVDCDDKFVIDADLMERAITPRTKALLPVQWGGQPADMSRIMDIAARHKIPVLEDACQSIGAEIDGRKCGTWGAAAGFSLHPLKNLNVWGDGGLITTDSQELRDRLILMRNHGMSTRDEYAFYAYNSRLDSLQAVVGLHLIKDFEWITNTRIANAAKLDAALSKLIPRVTLPRRDAGERHVYHLYQFLAQDRDLLCAHLRAHGVEAKVHYPVPLHLQPASRSLGYKAGDFPKAEAQAKTTVTLPVHQHLTAEELSYMISCVEEFYS; via the coding sequence ATGACTCTGAAAGACCGACGCGTCAAAATCAATCCCGTTACCCAGGTGCGCTACTCCTACCTCGACCGGCAGTTCGCCGATATCGAGCCCATCGTCGACGATATCCGCAAGCTGGTCAAGTCCGGCGACTTCACCCTGGGCGCGCCCGTCGCCGAGTTCGAGGCCGAGTTCGCCCGGCTCATCGGATCCCAATATGCGGTAGGGGTCGGTTCCGGGACCGACGCCCTGACGCTCTCACTCAAGGCCCTGGGAATCGGGCCTGGCGATGAGGTCATCACTGCCGCCAACACCTTCGTGGCCACCGCTGGAGCCATCGCCGCGGCGGGAGCCCGCATCGTGTTCGTGGACTGCGACGACAAGTTCGTCATCGACGCGGACCTCATGGAGCGCGCCATCACTCCCCGAACCAAGGCCCTGCTACCCGTGCAGTGGGGGGGACAGCCGGCAGACATGAGCCGCATCATGGATATCGCGGCGCGGCACAAGATTCCGGTGCTCGAGGACGCCTGCCAGTCTATCGGAGCCGAGATCGACGGCCGCAAGTGCGGCACCTGGGGCGCGGCCGCAGGCTTCAGCCTGCATCCCCTTAAGAACCTCAATGTCTGGGGCGACGGTGGGCTCATCACCACTGATTCCCAGGAGCTGCGCGACCGGCTCATCCTCATGCGCAACCACGGCATGTCCACGCGCGATGAGTACGCATTCTACGCCTACAACAGCCGCCTCGATTCCCTACAGGCCGTGGTGGGGCTCCACCTCATCAAGGATTTCGAGTGGATCACCAACACCCGCATCGCCAACGCGGCAAAACTCGACGCGGCCCTCTCCAAACTGATCCCCCGCGTGACGCTGCCGCGGCGCGACGCCGGGGAGCGGCACGTCTATCACCTCTACCAGTTCCTGGCCCAGGACCGCGACCTCCTCTGCGCGCACCTGCGGGCGCATGGGGTAGAGGCCAAGGTCCACTATCCCGTGCCCCTGCACCTGCAGCCCGCCAGCCGGAGCCTCGGCTACAAAGCCGGGGACTTCCCGAAAGCCGAGGCCCAGGCCAAGACCACCGTCACTTTGCCCGTACACCAGCACCTCACTGCAGAAGAGCTCTCCTACATGATAAGCTGTGTAGAGGAGTTCTATTCCTAG
- a CDS encoding DegT/DnrJ/EryC1/StrS family aminotransferase encodes MKVPYVDFQAQYATERRPLLHAIDRVLSRGEYILGREVAAFESALARLCGVRHAVGVANGTDALILTLKALGIGPGHEVITVPNSFVASASCIALAGAQPVFVDVGPDQLMDPRQLERAFTRRTKAVIPVHLTGKCCDMDAIGAAARRRGLPVIEDAAQAVGARYHGRRAGSLGRAACLSFHPLKNLNAAGDAGAVVTDDPRLAERLRLLRNHGLRSRDEVLFWGFNSRLDALQAAILRSRLKRLRAVVARRRRNAETYRHALADLTDVVQCPQDAPDCQDTYHLFVIQCDRRDALQSFLARRGVATAVHYPTPIHLQPCCADLGYRQGDFPEAERQARRILSLPVHQHLKRSQLAYVIHCIRNCYGR; translated from the coding sequence ATGAAGGTCCCCTACGTCGACTTCCAGGCCCAGTATGCCACCGAGCGCAGGCCGCTCCTGCACGCAATCGACCGCGTCCTGTCGCGCGGCGAGTACATCCTCGGCCGGGAGGTGGCGGCTTTCGAGTCCGCGCTGGCCAGGCTCTGCGGCGTGCGCCACGCGGTCGGGGTGGCCAACGGCACCGACGCCCTCATCCTCACGCTCAAGGCCTTGGGCATCGGCCCGGGTCACGAAGTCATCACAGTCCCCAACTCCTTCGTGGCTTCCGCCTCCTGCATCGCGCTGGCCGGCGCCCAGCCGGTCTTCGTGGACGTCGGCCCCGACCAGCTCATGGACCCACGGCAGCTCGAGCGCGCGTTCACGCGCCGGACCAAGGCCGTCATCCCGGTCCACCTGACCGGGAAATGCTGCGACATGGACGCCATCGGGGCTGCGGCCCGCCGCCGCGGCCTGCCCGTCATCGAAGACGCGGCCCAGGCCGTGGGAGCCCGGTACCACGGCCGCCGGGCGGGGTCTTTGGGCCGCGCCGCCTGCCTGAGCTTCCACCCGCTCAAGAACCTCAACGCGGCGGGCGACGCCGGGGCCGTGGTCACGGACGACCCCCGCTTGGCCGAGCGGCTGCGCCTTCTGCGCAATCACGGCCTTAGGTCCCGCGACGAGGTGCTCTTCTGGGGCTTCAATTCACGGCTCGACGCCCTGCAAGCCGCCATCCTGCGCTCCCGCTTGAAGAGGCTGCGCGCCGTCGTAGCCCGGCGTCGGCGCAATGCCGAGACCTACCGTCATGCGCTGGCGGACCTGACGGACGTAGTGCAGTGCCCGCAGGATGCGCCGGACTGCCAGGACACCTACCACCTATTCGTCATCCAATGCGACCGCCGCGATGCGCTGCAGTCCTTCTTGGCCCGGAGGGGGGTTGCCACCGCAGTGCATTACCCCACGCCAATCCACCTGCAGCCCTGTTGCGCTGATCTGGGCTACCGGCAGGGGGACTTCCCCGAGGCCGAGCGGCAGGCCCGCCGGATACTCTCCTTGCCTGTGCACCAGCACCTCAAAAGGAGCCAGTTGGCCTACGTCATCCATTGCATCAGGAACTGCTATGGCCGCTGA
- a CDS encoding transketolase, whose amino-acid sequence MAADRTGLRSPRVSDARLRRLADEARRLIIEVACRSRTAHVSSALSCVDLLVTLYFGNLRLPPRQWDRRDIFVLSKGHAALALYAILTLKRLMPRSKLLGYLQNDGTLPGHLDRTSNKGIEVSAGSLGHGFSVALGMAHGYRLRKDRRRVWSLIGDGESQEGAIWEGALFAARLGLDNFTAILDYNNLQGYGRPRQLCHYEPVLAKWRAFGWDACRIDGHDFRQIRKAFRRPPRGRPRVIVADTTKGKGVAFMENELKWHYHIVTEDLKREALSQIGGARRAP is encoded by the coding sequence ATGGCCGCTGACCGCACAGGCCTCAGATCACCGCGGGTATCGGACGCGCGCTTGCGGCGCCTGGCGGACGAGGCCCGCCGGCTCATCATCGAGGTGGCTTGCCGCTCCCGCACGGCTCATGTGAGTTCGGCCCTGTCTTGCGTCGACCTGCTGGTCACCCTGTATTTCGGGAATCTGAGGCTCCCGCCCCGGCAATGGGACCGGCGGGACATCTTCGTGCTCAGCAAAGGCCACGCGGCGCTGGCCCTCTACGCCATATTGACTCTGAAGAGACTGATGCCCAGGAGCAAGCTCCTCGGTTATCTGCAAAACGACGGGACGCTGCCTGGACACCTGGATCGGACCAGCAACAAGGGCATCGAGGTCTCCGCCGGCTCCCTGGGACACGGCTTCAGCGTGGCCCTGGGCATGGCTCACGGCTACCGGCTCCGCAAAGACCGCCGGAGGGTCTGGTCGCTCATCGGCGATGGAGAATCCCAGGAAGGCGCGATTTGGGAAGGGGCGCTATTCGCCGCCCGCCTCGGGCTGGACAATTTCACCGCCATCCTGGACTACAACAACCTGCAAGGCTACGGCCGGCCGCGCCAACTCTGCCACTACGAGCCGGTCTTGGCCAAATGGCGGGCCTTCGGGTGGGACGCCTGCCGGATCGACGGGCATGACTTCCGGCAGATCCGGAAAGCTTTCCGGCGCCCACCGCGCGGCAGACCGCGGGTCATCGTGGCCGACACCACCAAGGGCAAGGGCGTCGCGTTCATGGAAAACGAACTCAAATGGCATTACCACATCGTCACCGAGGACCTCAAGCGCGAGGCCCTCAGCCAGATTGGGGGAGCCCGCCGTGCGCCATAG
- a CDS encoding transketolase, translating to MRHSAIEAITLIAARDPRVFVVTGDAGYGILDKFQKEHPDRFLNLGVAEQNMMGFCAGLAMADYRVFAYNIAPFILYRPYEQVRNDICYQALPVTLIGIGSGVTYAPGGMTHYSVEDIAVARTLPNLAILSPADPWETRACIAHAYHHRHPTYIRIAKTGEPALHAGPIASVAAPLLLRPGRGVALLCHGSISAEALSAADALSVRPLVLSVPMLQPLPFAALRRRLRGIHTVVTVEEHFVEGGLGSIIAEWIVRERLPLRLVKLGIANEFIHAIKDTSGMRRHYGISAGQIAAAVRRAGQRRGSCPT from the coding sequence GTGCGCCATAGCGCCATAGAGGCCATCACTCTCATCGCCGCGCGCGACCCCCGAGTCTTCGTCGTGACCGGGGACGCCGGCTACGGCATCCTGGACAAGTTCCAGAAAGAGCATCCGGACCGTTTCCTGAACCTGGGCGTGGCGGAACAGAACATGATGGGCTTCTGCGCCGGCCTGGCCATGGCCGACTACAGGGTCTTCGCCTACAACATCGCCCCCTTCATCCTTTACCGCCCTTACGAACAGGTCCGCAACGATATCTGCTACCAGGCTCTGCCCGTGACGCTCATCGGCATCGGCAGCGGAGTCACCTACGCTCCCGGAGGCATGACGCACTATTCCGTCGAGGATATCGCCGTGGCGCGAACCCTGCCGAACCTCGCCATCCTTTCCCCAGCCGACCCCTGGGAGACGCGGGCTTGCATCGCGCACGCCTACCATCACCGGCACCCGACCTACATCCGGATCGCCAAAACCGGAGAGCCCGCCCTGCACGCCGGTCCCATAGCCTCCGTAGCAGCGCCTCTCCTCTTGCGCCCGGGCCGGGGAGTGGCGCTGCTCTGCCATGGCTCCATCAGCGCCGAAGCGCTGTCTGCCGCGGACGCATTGTCCGTCCGGCCGCTGGTCCTCTCCGTCCCCATGCTGCAGCCCCTTCCCTTCGCCGCCCTACGACGGCGTCTGCGCGGGATCCACACCGTGGTGACCGTGGAAGAGCATTTTGTCGAGGGCGGTCTGGGCAGCATCATCGCGGAGTGGATCGTCCGAGAGCGCCTACCGCTGCGGCTGGTCAAGCTGGGTATAGCCAACGAATTCATACACGCCATCAAGGATACCTCCGGCATGCGCCGCCATTACGGGATATCCGCCGGACAGATCGCGGCGGCCGTCAGACGCGCCGGCCAAAGGAGGGGATCATGTCCGACATAG
- a CDS encoding class I SAM-dependent methyltransferase, giving the protein MSDIALRHENERLQKEALEKLFKATDLPVFDMFRNFPVFTPRYNLARFLVHYELFKKVCALPGVIIDLGVFQGASTFTWAKLSEIFCPTDVRKVVYGFDTFAGFPSLAAGDEGVDSKNDRKVGGFFPGATIERDLRLAQEAMRPDKHIRHIDRIEFVKGDAAQSIPEFVKAKGSGFKIALLNVDFDLYEPTKVALEHFVPHMVRGGIIIADEYALETFAGETKAIDEYFQKNFGSRPKVQKFSWHSVPSAYIEVDW; this is encoded by the coding sequence ATGTCCGACATAGCCCTGCGCCACGAGAACGAACGGCTTCAAAAGGAGGCTCTGGAAAAGCTCTTCAAGGCCACGGATCTTCCGGTCTTCGACATGTTCCGGAATTTCCCGGTGTTCACCCCCCGCTACAACCTGGCGCGCTTCCTCGTGCACTACGAACTGTTCAAGAAGGTCTGCGCGCTGCCCGGCGTCATCATCGACCTGGGAGTGTTCCAGGGCGCCTCGACCTTCACATGGGCCAAGCTCTCCGAGATATTCTGCCCCACAGACGTACGCAAGGTGGTTTACGGGTTTGACACGTTCGCGGGCTTCCCCTCGCTGGCGGCGGGCGACGAAGGCGTTGATTCCAAGAATGATCGGAAGGTGGGCGGTTTTTTCCCAGGCGCCACCATCGAACGCGACCTGCGCCTGGCCCAGGAGGCGATGCGCCCGGACAAGCACATCCGGCACATCGACCGCATCGAATTCGTCAAAGGCGACGCGGCCCAGAGCATCCCCGAGTTCGTGAAGGCCAAGGGCAGCGGCTTCAAGATCGCGCTGCTCAACGTCGATTTCGATCTCTATGAGCCGACCAAGGTGGCTCTGGAGCATTTCGTCCCGCACATGGTCCGCGGCGGCATCATCATCGCGGACGAATATGCCCTGGAGACCTTCGCCGGGGAGACCAAGGCTATCGACGAATACTTCCAGAAGAATTTCGGCTCCCGTCCGAAGGTCCAGAAGTTCAGCTGGCACAGCGTGCCCTCGGCCTATATCGAGGTCGATTGGTAG
- a CDS encoding radical SAM protein: MKDLILDDTKLSWHKERVEAWLRGERIPPITIDCALTRRCNYRCVYCMGKLQANDEKRMTRDVIFRFLDDAAEIGVKAISFVSDGESTCSPHLYEAILRGAANGLDIALGTNGYLLQEAHLPAILPKLTYLRFNISAATPERYAQIMGTKPQALEKVLAVIRKCVEYKKKDNLPVTLGLQMVLMPSLADQILPLTELGEGLGVDYLVIKHCSDTEDGALGVEYGKYFGLVDVLKKAEALSNDHYLVKAKWSKILSGGKRSYSQCYGPPFIMQLSGSGLVAPCGALFHARYKKYHIGNIAETSFKELWKGDRYWEIVNLIASDRFDARTMCSSLCLQHKVNEVLWGIKREGGVLPDAVGAPPMHINFI; the protein is encoded by the coding sequence GTGAAAGACCTGATTCTCGACGACACAAAGCTTTCCTGGCACAAGGAGCGGGTGGAGGCCTGGCTCCGCGGGGAACGCATCCCTCCGATTACGATCGACTGCGCCCTGACCAGACGCTGCAACTATCGGTGTGTTTATTGCATGGGCAAGCTGCAAGCCAATGACGAGAAGAGGATGACGCGCGACGTCATCTTCCGGTTCCTCGACGATGCCGCCGAGATCGGAGTCAAGGCGATCAGCTTCGTCAGCGACGGCGAAAGCACGTGCAGCCCCCATCTTTACGAAGCCATCTTGCGGGGTGCGGCCAATGGGCTGGACATCGCCCTGGGGACCAACGGCTATCTTCTCCAAGAAGCCCATTTGCCCGCGATCCTGCCCAAGCTCACGTATCTGCGATTCAACATTTCCGCCGCGACGCCGGAACGATACGCCCAAATCATGGGGACAAAACCCCAGGCTCTCGAGAAAGTCCTGGCGGTAATAAGAAAATGCGTTGAATACAAGAAAAAAGACAACCTGCCAGTGACGTTGGGCCTCCAAATGGTCCTTATGCCTTCGCTCGCCGACCAAATACTCCCCCTGACCGAACTCGGAGAGGGACTCGGCGTGGACTACCTGGTGATCAAGCATTGCAGCGACACCGAAGACGGCGCCCTCGGTGTCGAGTATGGCAAGTATTTCGGCCTCGTGGATGTGCTCAAGAAAGCCGAAGCTCTTTCGAACGATCATTACCTCGTCAAAGCCAAGTGGTCGAAGATCCTCAGCGGTGGGAAACGGTCTTACTCCCAGTGCTACGGGCCCCCGTTCATCATGCAGCTCAGCGGGTCGGGCCTGGTGGCTCCTTGCGGAGCGCTGTTCCACGCAAGATACAAGAAGTATCACATCGGCAATATCGCGGAGACGTCGTTCAAAGAGCTCTGGAAAGGCGACCGCTACTGGGAAATCGTGAATCTGATCGCGTCGGACCGCTTCGACGCCAGGACCATGTGTTCGTCCCTTTGCCTCCAGCATAAAGTCAACGAAGTCCTCTGGGGCATCAAGCGGGAAGGCGGAGTCCTGCCTGATGCCGTCGGAGCGCCGCCGATGCACATCAACTTCATCTAG
- a CDS encoding radical SAM protein, producing the protein MRKKKLHERERHRLPGTLRTIVLDVTPRCDMRCPHCYAETFSDVEPIAIEILQRALEQAHEMGVSHYVLMGGEPILDPKRVEAILAACHPDESYITVTTNGWSMTLDKIRWLKSLQVDKLSVSLDSGIEAEHDANRRPGSYRRVMQMVDEALGEDIIVALDVLVTHQSLHSEGFRKAYDYAKSKGIRLDLQIAEPVGKWDGRKDVLITPEDARYIKDLQMSSPLTRNGERTIKRDIYAGPQDHCPAGKDFLHITSHGHVFPCNFLQFSLGNIRDKSLQAMRKDLLTCHWFSASHPICLCGEDEKFIAAYIMPHVARPKPLAAHEIFDLPYGGQK; encoded by the coding sequence TTGAGGAAGAAGAAACTACATGAGCGGGAGCGTCACCGGCTGCCCGGCACCTTGCGGACCATCGTGCTCGACGTCACTCCCCGCTGCGACATGCGCTGCCCCCACTGTTACGCGGAGACTTTTTCCGACGTGGAGCCGATCGCCATCGAGATCCTGCAGCGAGCACTGGAACAAGCCCACGAAATGGGCGTTTCCCACTACGTGCTGATGGGCGGCGAACCCATCCTGGACCCAAAACGCGTCGAGGCGATCCTCGCCGCCTGTCATCCAGATGAGTCCTATATTACCGTGACGACCAACGGCTGGAGCATGACTTTGGACAAGATCCGCTGGCTCAAGAGCCTGCAGGTTGACAAACTCTCGGTCAGCCTCGATTCGGGGATCGAGGCGGAGCACGACGCCAACAGAAGGCCGGGATCCTATCGGCGGGTCATGCAGATGGTCGATGAGGCGTTGGGCGAGGATATCATCGTCGCCCTGGACGTCCTGGTGACGCATCAATCGTTGCACTCCGAGGGATTTCGAAAAGCCTACGACTATGCGAAGTCCAAAGGCATTCGCCTGGACCTGCAGATCGCGGAGCCCGTAGGGAAATGGGACGGCCGCAAAGACGTGCTGATCACCCCGGAAGACGCCCGCTACATCAAGGACCTGCAGATGAGCAGTCCTCTGACCCGCAACGGCGAGCGCACCATCAAGAGGGACATCTATGCAGGCCCGCAGGATCACTGTCCCGCCGGGAAGGATTTCCTTCATATCACCTCGCACGGGCACGTGTTCCCCTGCAATTTCCTGCAGTTCAGCCTGGGCAACATCCGCGACAAATCGCTCCAGGCGATGCGCAAGGATCTATTGACCTGTCATTGGTTCAGCGCGAGCCACCCCATATGCCTCTGTGGAGAGGACGAGAAGTTCATTGCTGCCTACATCATGCCTCATGTCGCCAGGCCCAAACCCCTCGCTGCGCATGAAATCTTCGACCTTCCTTACGGAGGACAAAAATGA
- a CDS encoding class I SAM-dependent methyltransferase, with protein MTPKNKFDGYRKYGPDSKIEGRIASHCKKFKLDPLDAVKLFPLLARRQWLKRFMAHHELFLKTLEVPGDIAELGVFRGVGLMTWANLLESYCIGSRTKVVFGFDNWKGFVDLASEDGKEVGAVQKVVGGFSPELHFKQLKDAISIFDEDRFVPWKNRIRLIEGNIEDSAPAFTQQHPGVRFSLVHFDCDLYKPTKAALQSFWPRLCRGGVMIFDEYAIADWPGETQAVDEFFADMPNMRIRTFPWTNSPGGYLIKE; from the coding sequence ATGACCCCAAAAAACAAATTCGACGGGTATCGCAAATATGGCCCGGATTCAAAGATTGAAGGGAGGATCGCGTCCCACTGCAAGAAGTTCAAGCTCGACCCGCTCGATGCCGTGAAGCTGTTTCCTCTGTTGGCTCGTCGCCAATGGCTCAAGAGGTTCATGGCCCACCATGAGCTCTTTCTCAAGACGCTCGAGGTCCCTGGAGACATCGCCGAGTTGGGGGTATTCCGTGGAGTTGGCCTGATGACCTGGGCGAATCTCCTTGAATCTTATTGCATCGGGAGCCGGACCAAAGTCGTCTTCGGTTTCGATAACTGGAAGGGCTTTGTCGATCTGGCCAGCGAGGACGGCAAGGAGGTCGGTGCTGTCCAAAAAGTGGTCGGCGGGTTCTCGCCCGAACTCCATTTCAAGCAGTTAAAAGACGCCATCTCTATTTTTGATGAAGACCGGTTTGTCCCTTGGAAGAATCGGATTCGACTGATAGAAGGCAACATCGAAGATTCGGCACCGGCCTTCACGCAGCAGCATCCCGGCGTGCGATTCTCCCTGGTCCATTTTGACTGCGATTTGTACAAACCGACGAAGGCGGCCCTGCAAAGCTTTTGGCCCCGTCTCTGCCGCGGTGGCGTCATGATATTTGACGAATACGCGATTGCCGACTGGCCTGGCGAGACCCAGGCTGTCGATGAGTTCTTTGCGGACATGCCCAATATGAGAATCCGGACCTTCCCTTGGACCAATTCCCCGGGAGGCTACCTCATCAAGGAGTGA
- a CDS encoding glycosyltransferase family 2 protein gives MVMPNYNHGHYIREALAAFLSQSFKPMEIIIVDDASTDNSIEILEELCRNNPTLHLVRNERNMGVMASANRAARMLSGDYAQFSAADDRILPGFLEQSIGLLSRYPQAGLCSTLSLMLGKDGQNLGPYQTPVVAETECYLPPARIAAIYRKNGSWVVPNTVIFRREAILEFGCFDPALGPSADGFLHHAVSLKYGACFIPRPLAMWRQMETNYSWTYTADFRASMDMVGRMEHRMRHQYRDLFPPDYVDLFKLRAMRSQVHGMIERNPYRHDQILEVGKSMRLRRPLDKMYFAGLRLCLEVGLWATKLYILLQHPFPDQARIILRKLRRLVSGA, from the coding sequence GTGGTGATGCCCAACTACAATCACGGCCATTATATCCGAGAGGCCCTAGCGGCGTTCTTGAGCCAGTCTTTTAAGCCCATGGAAATCATTATTGTTGATGATGCTTCCACCGACAACAGCATCGAGATTCTGGAAGAGTTATGCAGAAACAACCCGACTCTCCATCTGGTGCGCAACGAACGGAACATGGGGGTGATGGCAAGCGCCAATCGCGCAGCGCGGATGTTGTCCGGCGACTACGCGCAATTCTCCGCAGCCGACGACAGAATCCTCCCAGGTTTCCTGGAACAGTCCATCGGGCTGCTGTCGCGGTATCCCCAAGCCGGACTCTGCTCCACCCTCAGCCTCATGTTGGGCAAAGACGGCCAGAACCTGGGCCCATACCAAACCCCGGTCGTCGCCGAGACCGAGTGCTATCTGCCGCCGGCGCGGATTGCCGCCATCTACAGAAAGAACGGCTCTTGGGTGGTCCCCAATACGGTCATCTTTCGGCGCGAGGCTATCCTGGAGTTCGGCTGCTTCGATCCTGCGCTGGGACCGTCGGCGGACGGGTTCCTGCACCACGCTGTTTCCTTGAAGTACGGGGCCTGTTTCATCCCGCGGCCTTTGGCAATGTGGCGACAGATGGAAACCAATTACTCATGGACCTACACGGCCGATTTCCGCGCAAGCATGGACATGGTGGGACGCATGGAGCACCGGATGCGCCACCAGTACCGCGACCTGTTCCCGCCTGACTACGTGGACCTGTTCAAACTGCGGGCCATGCGGAGCCAGGTGCACGGAATGATTGAGCGCAACCCCTACCGCCACGACCAGATCCTCGAAGTGGGGAAATCCATGCGGCTGCGACGCCCGCTCGACAAGATGTACTTCGCCGGCCTGCGGCTCTGTTTGGAGGTGGGCCTCTGGGCCACGAAGCTCTATATCCTATTGCAGCACCCTTTCCCGGACCAAGCACGCATCATCCTCAGGAAGCTGCGCCGGCTCGTAAGCGGGGCCTAA